The nucleotide window GAGTCGTGGTGGTGACGCCGCTGCCCGCCTTGGCCCAGCCCGCAGCCGATTACCCTGATGCCACCGACGCCGCCGTGAGCCCCCAGCACGCGGCCCCCCAGACCCTGGAGCAGTGGGACGCGCGCAACCGCGCACTGCCCGACCACGCCCACATCTCCCGTCTCCTGGGGCAGCCCGCGCCAGTGAGCTGGGTGCTTGCCGGTGACTCCATCACGCAGGGCGTTTGGCACAGCCACGGCATGGCACGCTTCGCCGACTACTTCGGGTCCTACCTGCGCACTGATGGGGCCCAAGGGCAGGCCCGTTCCCAGGACACGGTGACCAACACGGGTGTCTCCTCCGCCAAGAGCTCCGACCTGGTGGGCAACCTGGACACCTGGGTCACCGGCTACCGCCCGCAGGTCGTGGTCATGTCAGTAGGCATGAACGACGCCCTGCAGAAAGTGCCGTTGGAGACCTACCGGGGGAACCTGCGGCAGGCCCTCAAGGCGGTGCGTGACCAAGGCGGCGTGCCAGTGCTCCAGACCCAGAACTACACGAAGAAGACAAATGGCTTCAACGACACCCTAGACCGGTACTTCACCGTCATGCGTGAGGTGGCCCTGGAGACCGACACCGTGCTGGTAGACGTGGCTCGGTTCTGGCGCGACACCAACAACGGCCAGGCCGTCAACCCCTATCTGATGGGGGACGACATCCACCCCAACGAGCGCGGGCACCTGCTGTGGGCCCAGCTGCTGCTGCGAACCCTGGGAGCGCTGGAACCCACCAGCCCCCTGGGACAGCTGCGCCCCGAGGACGTCACGGTGTCCCACAAGCTGGCCTGGGCGGACCCCCAGGTGGCCGCCGCCGGAGCCAGCGCCACACCTCCGGTGGACGCCAAGCTGGGCCTGGACCTGGACCGGGCCTTCACCGGTGACCCCAAGGAGACCATCACCAAGCCCGCCCCATGGCTGGCCCAGGCCAAGGAGGCCACCTTCGTTGTCCGCACCCGCCTAGGGGCCTCAGCCACTGACACGGTCCTCCTCAATGCGGGAGACCCGGCCTCAACCAAGAAGGTGAGCCTCAAGGTCCGTCCCGACGGCCAGCTGCGCGTGCACGGCAACCTGGGCCAGGCCGACGGCTGGTACACGCTCCAGTCCTCCCTGCGCGACGGGCGCTGGCACACGATCAGTGTGACCATCACCGGCTCCTCCATCCACTCCTACGTGGACGGGCAGCCACTGCGCCAAGTGTCCTTCAAGCCCGGGGAGGCCCTGACCCCGGACGTGCTGGGCGCCGAGGAGATCACGGTCGGCGCGCAGAAGGACGTGAATACCGCCGGAGAGCTCTTCCTCGTCGGCGACATCGACTACGTGGCCGTCTACGACCGTGCGCTGGGTGCCCAGGAGCACACCGCCCTGCCCGGGGCCACCCGCTCGGACCTGGCAGCCGCCCTGGCCCCACTGGTGGCCAACAAGAAGCCCAGCACCTGGCTGTACCTGGGCGGGCGCACCACTGAGGGCGCCACCCGCGGCGCCACCCCGGCGTTCACCCGCGGCTACGTCGGCCTGGTGGACGAGGTCCTGCGCTGGGAGCACGGGGACGCCAAGAAGTCCATGGAGCAGCGCGCGAAGTTCGCGCTGAACCTGGGGCGTGTGGGCGCCACCAGCACCGACCTCCTGGCCTCCTACCAGGCCCTGGCGGCGCCGCAGCGTCCCGCTGTGCTGGTGGTGGTGCCGGACGTGCTGGAGGCGGGACGGGTCGTGGAGGACTCCCCACAGGCCTTCAAGGACAACCTGCGTGCGCTGGCGGCCAAGGCCAAGGGTGACGGCGCCGTCGTCGTCCTGGCCACGCCGCCCCAGCTGGGCGAGGCGGTCGACCAGTACGCCCAGGCGGTCCGTGAGGTGGCGGACACGGACGGGGTGCACCTCATCGACACCGCCGCCTGGCTCAAGGGCCTCAACAGCGTCTACCCGGACCTGCCGTCCCTATGGTTCACCGACGGCGTGCTCAACCACGCTGGGCACCTCATGCTCACCGAGCACCTCATGGAGCAGATGGGCACCATACCGGGAGGCCAGTCAGAAGTACGTGGCCTGGAGGACAAGTACTTCGACAAGACCAACCCCGCCCGCAGGGCCGAGCCCAAGGACCCCGAGCCGCAGGCTCCCGACCCTGCGCCGGACCCGCAGGCTCCCGACCCGCAGAACCCTGAGCCGCAGGCCCCCTCCAAGCCCGCCTACGTGGCGGCTGCCGAGGCCCGGGGCGCCAAGGTGCTCCTGGGCGACTGGGACGGCGACGGCGTGAGGACCTACGCGGTGCGCGTGGGCTCCCGGGTGGTCTTCTACAACCGCAACGAGACAGCGGCACCCGTCTACGCCACGGTCTCCCTGGGCCGGGCCACGGACGAGGTGCTGGTCGGTGACTGGGACGGCCAGGGCAGGGAGACCCTGGCGCTGCGCCGCGGCACCACGGTGGTCACGCAGCAGCGCCTGACCGCGACTGCCACCAGCAAGGTGACGGTCCCGGGCATCACCAGGACCTCGCCGCTGCAGGTCAAGCACGAGCCCGGCAAGCCCGACACGATCGTGGTGGCTCCCTGAGCCCGAACCAGGCGCAGCCCTAGCGCCCTGAGCCGGTCCGGTGGGGACGGTGGAAACACCGCCCCCACCACCGGCCGGGCGGGAACCGGCAGGAGCCGGGCCCCAATCCCGGTATCGTGGGCGCGTGCACCTCAAGACGTTGACGATCAAGGGCTTCAAGTCCTTCGCCTCGTCAACCACCCTCCGCCTGGAGCCCGGCATCACCGCTGTCGTAGGCCCCAACGGCAGCGGCAAATCCAACGTGGTGGACGCCCTGACCTGGGTCATGGGGGAGCAGGGCGCCAAGAACCTGCGCGGCGGCTCCATGGCGGACGTGATCTTCGCAGGGGCGGGCTCCCGGCCCGCGCTGGGACGCGCAGAGGTCTCCCTCACCATCGACAACACCGACGGCGCCTTGCCGATCGACTACTCCGAGGTCACCATCACCCGCACCCTGTTCCGGGGCGGAGGCAGCGAGTACCAGATCAACGGCATCACCTGCCGCCTCCTGGATGTTCAGGAGCTCCTGTCAGACACCGGCCTTGGCCGCCAGATGCACGTGATCGTGGGGCAGGGGCAGCTCGACGCCGTCCTGTCCGCCACCCCCGAGGACCGCCGTGGCTTCATCGAGGAGGCCGCCGGGGTCCTCAAACACCGCCGCCGCAAGGAACGGGCCCTACGCAAACTCGACTCCATGGCCGCCGACCTCACCCGCCTGACCGACCTGGCCACCGAGCTGCGCCGTCAACTGGGCCCCCTGGCCCGGCAGGCGGCCGTGGCCCGCCGCGCCCGCACCATCCAGGTGGAGGTACGGGACGCGACCGCCCGCCTGCTGGCCGACGACGTCGCCCAGGCCCAGTCCCTCCTGGAAGCCGGTCAGGCCGACGCCGGAAAGCTGGCACGCCGTCGTGCCGCCGCCGCTGAAGCAGAACGGCTGGCTCGTGCACAGTTGGCCGAACTGGCCGCCATCGAGACCACCAGTGGCCGCCGCCTGGCCCGCGCCACCACCATCTGGGAGGAACTCTCCGGCGAGGCCCGTGCCCTGACCTCCTTGTCTGAGGTGGCGGGGGAGCGTGTACGCCTACTCACCCAGACCCGCCACGCCGTCCACGGCACCGACCCTGAGGAGTTGGACCGGCGGGCAGAAGCCGCAGCCACCGAAGAGGCCGAACTGGTTGACGCCGTTGAGGCCGCCCGCTCCGCTCTCATGGATACCAACCGGGAACGGGTGGACGCGGAGGCTGCCGACTCCGCAGCCGAGGCCGCTTTGGCCTCTGTGCAACGTCGCCAGGCCGAGCACCGTGAGCGCGTGGCCCGGGCTGGTGGGCGTGTGGCTTCCGCCCGCTCTCGCCATGAGGCCGCCCAAGCGTCCCTGGAACAGGCCCGCAAGTCGCTAGAGGCAGCCAGTGAGCGGGTCCAGGCGGCGGCACAGGCCTTGGCTGCGGTCGGGGGAGAGCGCGAGGTAGAGGCCGACGCCGACCATGCGGCTGGCGCCGCCACGCCCACCCCCGAACAAGCCCAGGCCGCCCAGGCCCAAGCCGCCCACGATGAAGCCACCGCCACCCTGACTGCCGCCCGCGATGCCGTCGCCGCCGCCAACGAGGCTCGCCGGGAAGCCGCCGCCGACGTGGCCACCTGGACGGCGCGCCGCGACACCCTGGCCCTGTCCCTACGTGCCAAGGACGGCACCGGCGCCCTGATCGAAGCTGCCCCCACCGGCCTGTTCGGCCCCCTGGCGGAACGGCTGCACATCAAACGGGGCTGGGAGAACGCTTTAGCCGCCCTGCTTGGCGAGCTAGCTGGGGCCGTCCTGGTAGCTGACGCTGACGCCGCCCGCAGCGCCCTGGACCTCGCCCGCGAGCAGGACGCCGGGCAAGTCCGCCTAGTCCTGGCTGCCGATCAGGCACCTGGGCCGGATAGGGAAGCTGCTGAGGCACTGCTGCAGGCCGTCGCCGCGGCCAGCCCCGAGGCCCTGCCTGCGCGCGAACTGGTTACCGTCACCAAGACCACGGCGGCCACCGCTCCCGCCCTGGAGACGCTGTTGGACCGGCTGCTGGGCGGGACCGTGGTTGTCACCGACCTGGACACCGCCGCCGCACTGCGCCAGGCAGTGCCTGGGGCCGTCGTGGCCACGCGGGCCGGTGACGTGCTGGCCCCCGGTTGGGTGGCCGGGGCCGGGCACGGGGACTCCTCTGTGCTTGAGCTGACTGCGGCTCACGAGGAGGCTGCCACAAAGGCCGAGGCCGCAGCCGAGGCCGAGACTGAGTCCACAGCTGCGGTCGAAGCTGCCCGCGCGGCGGAGGACACCGCCCGTCAGCGCGTCTCCGAGGCCCTGGCCGAGCTGCGCCGTGCCGACGCGCAGGCCGCCCGCGCCGCAGAAGAGGTGGCCCGCCTGGCTTCCGCCGCCCGCGCTGCTACCGAGGAGGAGGGACGCGCCAAGCGGGTCCTGGAGCGGGCTGAGGGCGAGCTGGCCACGCGCACCGCCGAGCTGGCGGCAGCCTCCGCCGCCCTGAGCGAACTGGAGGAGTCCAGTAAGGACTCATCGGACCAGGAGACCGTTCTAGAGAGAGCCCGACAGGAGCGGGAGAGTGCCGCGGCCGCCGCCAGCCAAGCCCGGGCCGCCGAGACTGAAGCCCGCCTGGCCCTGCGCACAGCGGAAGAGCGGGAGCGCGCCAGTCGGGGCCGTTCACAATCCCTGCGGGCCGCCGCCCGCCGCGAGCGGGAGACACGCGCCCAGGTGGAGCGGGCCGAGTCCCGGCGTCTGGCCAGCCTGCGGGTGGCCACCCACGTGCGTGACCAGGCAACCCTTGCTGCCCAGGTTGCTGCCGAGTCGGTGACTGCCGCCCTAACCGAGCGGCGGCGTTTGGATGAGGAGCGCAGTGAAACCGCTGGGGCGATCAACGCGGTCCGCGAGCAGATCGACCAGCACGCGCGCGAGTTGGCTGCCCTGACAGACGCTGCGCACCGCCAGGAGGTGGCGCGCGCCGAACAGCGCATGCGCCTGGAAGCCCTGGGGGAGCGGTCCCTGACGGAGCTAGGCATGAACCTGGAGGACCTTGTGGAGGAGTACGGGCCGCATATGCCCGTGCCCGAGGTACTCACAGATGAGGAGGAGACGGCTGCTGGCGACGGCAGCACGGCCCCCGCGTCGTCAAGCAGCGGACGGCCCTTTGTGCGCGCCGAACAGGAGAAACGGCTAGCCCGCGCCCAACGCGACCTGGCAAAACTCGGCAAGGTCAACCCCCTGGCGCTGGAGGAGCACGCCGCCCTGGAGCAACGCCACCAGTTCCTCGCTACGCAGCTAGACGATCTGAAGCGTTCACGGGCAGATCTGCTGCGCATCGTGGAGGAAATTGACGCTCGCGTGCTGGAAGTGTTCAGCGCAGCCTTCGCGGACACTGCCACTCAGTTCGCAGAGGTTTTTGACCGGCTCTTTCCGGGTGGTGAGGGGCGCCTAGTGCTCACTGACCCCAGCGACATGCTCACCACGGGCATTGAGATTGAGGCGCGCCCGGCGGGCAAGAAGGTCAAACGGTTGTCCCTGCTCAGTGGTGGTGAGCGGT belongs to Actinomyces trachealis and includes:
- a CDS encoding GDSL-type esterase/lipase family protein codes for the protein MRSPQYPRRASRPVHHPLHVLSALALAGVVVVTPLPALAQPAADYPDATDAAVSPQHAAPQTLEQWDARNRALPDHAHISRLLGQPAPVSWVLAGDSITQGVWHSHGMARFADYFGSYLRTDGAQGQARSQDTVTNTGVSSAKSSDLVGNLDTWVTGYRPQVVVMSVGMNDALQKVPLETYRGNLRQALKAVRDQGGVPVLQTQNYTKKTNGFNDTLDRYFTVMREVALETDTVLVDVARFWRDTNNGQAVNPYLMGDDIHPNERGHLLWAQLLLRTLGALEPTSPLGQLRPEDVTVSHKLAWADPQVAAAGASATPPVDAKLGLDLDRAFTGDPKETITKPAPWLAQAKEATFVVRTRLGASATDTVLLNAGDPASTKKVSLKVRPDGQLRVHGNLGQADGWYTLQSSLRDGRWHTISVTITGSSIHSYVDGQPLRQVSFKPGEALTPDVLGAEEITVGAQKDVNTAGELFLVGDIDYVAVYDRALGAQEHTALPGATRSDLAAALAPLVANKKPSTWLYLGGRTTEGATRGATPAFTRGYVGLVDEVLRWEHGDAKKSMEQRAKFALNLGRVGATSTDLLASYQALAAPQRPAVLVVVPDVLEAGRVVEDSPQAFKDNLRALAAKAKGDGAVVVLATPPQLGEAVDQYAQAVREVADTDGVHLIDTAAWLKGLNSVYPDLPSLWFTDGVLNHAGHLMLTEHLMEQMGTIPGGQSEVRGLEDKYFDKTNPARRAEPKDPEPQAPDPAPDPQAPDPQNPEPQAPSKPAYVAAAEARGAKVLLGDWDGDGVRTYAVRVGSRVVFYNRNETAAPVYATVSLGRATDEVLVGDWDGQGRETLALRRGTTVVTQQRLTATATSKVTVPGITRTSPLQVKHEPGKPDTIVVAP
- the smc gene encoding chromosome segregation protein SMC gives rise to the protein MHLKTLTIKGFKSFASSTTLRLEPGITAVVGPNGSGKSNVVDALTWVMGEQGAKNLRGGSMADVIFAGAGSRPALGRAEVSLTIDNTDGALPIDYSEVTITRTLFRGGGSEYQINGITCRLLDVQELLSDTGLGRQMHVIVGQGQLDAVLSATPEDRRGFIEEAAGVLKHRRRKERALRKLDSMAADLTRLTDLATELRRQLGPLARQAAVARRARTIQVEVRDATARLLADDVAQAQSLLEAGQADAGKLARRRAAAAEAERLARAQLAELAAIETTSGRRLARATTIWEELSGEARALTSLSEVAGERVRLLTQTRHAVHGTDPEELDRRAEAAATEEAELVDAVEAARSALMDTNRERVDAEAADSAAEAALASVQRRQAEHRERVARAGGRVASARSRHEAAQASLEQARKSLEAASERVQAAAQALAAVGGEREVEADADHAAGAATPTPEQAQAAQAQAAHDEATATLTAARDAVAAANEARREAAADVATWTARRDTLALSLRAKDGTGALIEAAPTGLFGPLAERLHIKRGWENALAALLGELAGAVLVADADAARSALDLAREQDAGQVRLVLAADQAPGPDREAAEALLQAVAAASPEALPARELVTVTKTTAATAPALETLLDRLLGGTVVVTDLDTAAALRQAVPGAVVATRAGDVLAPGWVAGAGHGDSSVLELTAAHEEAATKAEAAAEAETESTAAVEAARAAEDTARQRVSEALAELRRADAQAARAAEEVARLASAARAATEEEGRAKRVLERAEGELATRTAELAAASAALSELEESSKDSSDQETVLERARQERESAAAAASQARAAETEARLALRTAEERERASRGRSQSLRAAARRERETRAQVERAESRRLASLRVATHVRDQATLAAQVAAESVTAALTERRRLDEERSETAGAINAVREQIDQHARELAALTDAAHRQEVARAEQRMRLEALGERSLTELGMNLEDLVEEYGPHMPVPEVLTDEEETAAGDGSTAPASSSSGRPFVRAEQEKRLARAQRDLAKLGKVNPLALEEHAALEQRHQFLATQLDDLKRSRADLLRIVEEIDARVLEVFSAAFADTATQFAEVFDRLFPGGEGRLVLTDPSDMLTTGIEIEARPAGKKVKRLSLLSGGERSLAAVALLVAIFKARPSPFYVMDEVEAALDDTNLGRLLEIFTELRESSQLIIITHQKRTMEVADALYGITMREGVTKAVSQRIAE